The following coding sequences are from one Cercospora beticola chromosome 4, complete sequence window:
- the SSB1 gene encoding Heat shock protein ssb1 (BUSCO:EOG092617RN), which yields MADEVYDGAIGIDLGTTYSCVANYEGAGVEIIANEQGSFTTPSFVSFTSEERLIGEAAKNQAAMNPENTVFDVKRLIGRRYDDPTVKKDIESWPFKVVEEGENQPKVQVEYLGETKTFSPQEISAMVLGKMKEVAETKLGKKVEKAVITVPAYFNDNQRQATKDAGSIAGLNVLRIINEPTAAAIAYGLGAGKSDKERNVLIYDLGGGTFDVSLLNIQGGVFTVKATAGDTHLGGQDFDTNLLEHFKKEFQRKTKKDLSGDPRALRRLRTACERAKRTLSNGTQTTIEIDSLFDGEDFNSNITRARFEDINSKAFNGTIQPVEQVLKDAAIEKSKVDEIVLVGGSTRIPRIQKLLSDFFNGKKLEKSINPDEAVAYGAAVQAGILSGKATSADTADLLLLDVVPLSLGVAMEGNIFAPVVPRGQTVPTIKKRTFTTVADNQQTVQFPVFQGERVNCEDNTSLGEFTLSPIPPMRAGEAVLEVVFEVDVNGILKVTATEKSSGRSANITISNSVGKLSSGEIEKMVEDAAKFKDSDNAFSKKFESRQQLESYISRVEEIVSDPSMSMKLKRGQKEKIESALSDAMAQLEVEDATSEDLKKKELALKRVVTKAMSTR from the exons ATGGCGGACGAAGTTTACGACGGTGCCATTGGCATCGATCTCGGAACCACATACTCATGTGTCGCCAACTATGAGGGCGCCGGCGTCGAGATCA TCGCCAACGAGCAGGGTAGCTTCACCACCCCATCCTTCGTCTCCTTCACCTCCGAGGAGCGTCTTATCGGTGAGGCCGCAAAGAACCAGGCCGCCATGAACCCAGAGAACACCGTCTTCGATGTCAA GCGTCTCATCGGTCGCCGATATGATGACCCAACCGTCAAGAAGGATATCGAATCATGGCCATTCAAGGTCGTTGAGGAGGGTGAGAACCAGCCAAAGGTCCAGGTCGAGTATCTCGGCGAGACCAAGACCTTCTCTCCTCAGGAAATCTCTGCCATGGTCCTCGGCAAG ATGAAGGAAGTTGCTGAGACCAAGCTCggcaagaaggtcgagaAGGCTGTCATTACTGTGCCAGCTTACTTCAACGACAACCAGCGTCAGGCCACCAAGGACGCCGGTTCCATCGCCGGACTCAACGTTCTCCGTATCATCAACGAGCCAACTGCTGCCGCTATCGCCTACGGTCTCGGTGCTGGCAAGTCTGACAAGGAGCGCAACGTCCTCATCTACGATCTCGGTGGAGGTACCTTCGATGTGTCCCTCCTCAACATCCAGGGCGGTGTCTTCACTGTCAAGGCCACTGCTGGTGACACCCACTTGGGAGGTCAAGATTTCGAC ACCAACCTTTTGGAGCACTTCAAGAAGGAGTTCCAGCGCAAGACCAAG AAGGACTTGTCTGGCGACCCACGTGCCCTCCGTCGTCTGCGAACTGCCTGCGAGCGTGCCAAGCGCACTCTGTCCAACGGTACCCAAACCACTATTGAGATCGACTCTCTATTTGATGGGGAGGACTTCAATTCCAACATAACCCGTGCTCGTTTCGAGGATATCAACAGCAAGGCTTTCAACGGCACCATCCAGCCAGTTGAGCAGGTCCTGAAGGATGCTGCCattgagaagagcaaggttgACGAGATTGTGCTTGTCGGTGGTTCCACCCGTATTCCACGGATACAGAAGCTCCTcagcgacttcttcaacggcaagaagctcgagaagagcaTCAACCCTGATGAGGCTGTCGCCTACGGTGCCGCCGTCCAGGCTGGTATCCTCTCTGGAAAGGCCACCTCCGCCGACACTGccgatctccttctcctcgatgTCGTCCCATTGTCGCTCGGTGTCGCCATGGAGGGCAACATCTTCGCCCCAGTTGTCCCACGTGGACAGACCGTCCCAACGATCAAGAAGCGAACCTTCACCACCGTTGCCGACAACCAGCAGACCGTGCAGTTCCCAGTG TTCCAGGGAGAGCGTGTCAACTGCGAGGACAACACCTCTCTTGGAGAGTTTACGCTCAGCCCTATCCCACCCA TGCGCGCCGGAGAAGCCGTCCTCGAGGTCGTTTTCGAAGTCGATGTCAACGGTATCCTGAAGGTCACCGCAACCGAGAAGTCTTCCGGCCGCAGCGCCAACATCACCATCTCCAACTCCGTCGGCAAGCTCAGCTCtggcgagatcgagaagatggTTGAGGATGCCGCCAAGTTCAAGGACAGCGACAACGCATTCAGCAAGAAGTTCGAGTCCCGACAACAGCTCGAGAGCTACATCAGCAGAGTGGAGGAGATCGTCTCCGACCCATCAATGAGCATGAAGCTCAAGCGTGgccagaaggagaagatcgagAGCGCTCTGTCCGACGCCATGGCCCAGCTCGAGGTTGAGGATGCCACCAGCGAGGacctcaagaagaaggagcttgCCCTCAAGCGTGTTGTCACCAAGGCCATGTCTACCCGATAA